The region CTGCCCTGGCGTGATGAAGTTTTAAAAGGAGTGCTGGGTGCCGATTTAATTGGTTTCCACACCTACGATTACGAAAGGCACTTTTTAAGTTCGGTAAGCCGTATTTTGCGCCACCAGGTGAATTTTAATGAAATCACCCTTCCGGAGCGTATTGTAAAAGTAGATTCTTTCCCAATGGGGATTGATTATAACAAATTTGAAGACGCAGCATTAAATCATTTTAAAAATACTGCCGAACAACGCACCGAATTACAACGAAGGTTAGATCATCACTCAAATGAAACACCTGAAGCTAAACTTATATTAAGTATAGATCGATTAGATTACACCAAAGGAATCGCCAACCGAATTCGCGCTTTTGAATATTTTCTTGATAGACATCCAGAATTCATTGAAAAAGTTAGACTGGTCATGCTTGCTGTACCATCCAGGTCTAACGTTCCGCAATACCAGCGTTTAAAACGTGAAATAGACGAATTAGTAGGAAGAATAAACGGAAAATTCTCTACCGTAAGCTGGACGCCTATCTGGTATTTTTACCGCTCCATGCCTTTTGAAAACTTAATTGACCTTTACACCAGTTGTGATATCGCTTTATTAACGCCAATAAGAGATGGAATGAACCTGGTAGCTAAAGAATTTATAGCCACTAGAGTAAATCAAACCGGGGTGCTTATTTTAAGTGAAATGGCAGGTGCAGCGCACGAAATGAATGAGGCTTTAATAATAAATCCGAATAATTTTGAGCAAATTTCAGAGGCCTTAATTCAGGCTATAGAAATGCCAGAAGAAGAACAGAAACAACGTAATAAAATACTTCAAAAGCGATTAAAACGCTATAGTGTAGAGAAATGGGCAAACGATTTTATGAAAGCCTTAGATGAAACGAGTCAGGATAGGGATGCATTTAAAGCGAGAAGAATTTCCTCTAAAGTTTCAGATGAAATTCTGGAGAAATTTAAAAACGCGAAAAACAGAATTTTATTCCTTGATTATGACGGTACCCTCGTGAATTTCACCGATAAACCTGAAAAAGCGAAACCAGACCAGGAATTAATAGATTTGGTTCATAAGCTAAATCAGTCTGAAAATACCGATGTAGTTCTTATTAGCGGAAGGGATAAAGACACGCTTGGGTCGTGGTGGCAGCAAATTCCCGTAGAACTAATTTCTGAACATGGAGTTTGGATGCGACAAAAAAATAGCGAATGGGAACTTTCAGAAAATGTAAATAACGACTGGATGAGTGCTGTGCGACCGGTAATTGAAACATTTGTAGATAGAACACCGGGTACATTTATAGAAGACAAAAATTATTCCCTTGCCTGGCATTATAGAAAAGCCGATCCTGAACTGGGAGAAATTAGGGCCAACGAGCTTTCTAATGTTTTAAAAGAATTAATTTCTAACCGTGGTCTAAGTGTTTTAGAAGGTAATAAAGTACTGGAAATTAAGAGTAGCGGGGTAAATAAAGGGAAAGCCTCAAATAAAAAACTGGTTGGCAAAGATTACGATTTCATTTTTGCAATTGGAGACGATTGGACAGATGAGTATATGTTTGAAGAACTTCCAGAAGATTCTTTTACGGTTAAAGTTGGGATGAAGAAAACCAGCGCCCGGTATTATGTAGAAGACACTTTAAAGGTTAGGGATATTCTTAAAAAATTTGCTGAAATTTCATAAGTTTTTAAAGTGTTAAATTCCTTGACATTTTCCAGGAAAGTTTATGCATAACTTAACTTCAAAAATATGGTAACTGCGTGATTATAATCTAATTTTACATTAAACAAAATTACGAACCAAACTTAAAACTTAGATCGATGAAATCAGGAAAAATGTTATTAGGATTAATATCAGGAGCAGCTGCAGGAGCGGCCCTAGGATTATTATTTGCCCCTAAAAAAGGTGCAGATACAAGGAAAGCGATTTCAGATTCAAGCAACGAAGCTATAGAAGGAACTAAAGGAAAATTCAACGAATTCTCTGACTCTTTAAGCCACAAAGTTGATGCCTTGAAGAATAAAACTAAAGCCAGCCTTTCTAACTCGAAAGCTGATCAAAAAGCACACGAAGCAAAAGCTGAAATTCATAATATGAAAGCAAGCTAAATTGTAGTTAATTAGAATGTGATTTAAAATCCCGGCAAATTTTGCCGGGATTTTTTTGTTTTATAATACTGCTAAAACCATATTTAATTGTGCTATCACCCAAACTTTGGGTATTTTAGAAGCTATAAAAAATTATTATATGATTAGAAATATACCCTGCCTTGCCCTACTCCTGTTTTCAGGACTAATTTTTCAACA is a window of Salegentibacter salegens DNA encoding:
- a CDS encoding bifunctional alpha,alpha-trehalose-phosphate synthase (UDP-forming)/trehalose-phosphatase; translated protein: MSKTIIISNRLPLQINLEDNNLEVTPSVGGLATGLKSFHKDGDSIWIGWSGLTEEEIPENLLEDVKEKARKEDCVAVNLSEEEIEGFYYGFSNRTIWPLFHYFMEYTEADKDHWEIYKSVNKKYAEEVLKHYKEGDHIWVHDYQLLLVPNMIREQQPEAIIGFFNHIPFPSYEVFRTLPWRDEVLKGVLGADLIGFHTYDYERHFLSSVSRILRHQVNFNEITLPERIVKVDSFPMGIDYNKFEDAALNHFKNTAEQRTELQRRLDHHSNETPEAKLILSIDRLDYTKGIANRIRAFEYFLDRHPEFIEKVRLVMLAVPSRSNVPQYQRLKREIDELVGRINGKFSTVSWTPIWYFYRSMPFENLIDLYTSCDIALLTPIRDGMNLVAKEFIATRVNQTGVLILSEMAGAAHEMNEALIINPNNFEQISEALIQAIEMPEEEQKQRNKILQKRLKRYSVEKWANDFMKALDETSQDRDAFKARRISSKVSDEILEKFKNAKNRILFLDYDGTLVNFTDKPEKAKPDQELIDLVHKLNQSENTDVVLISGRDKDTLGSWWQQIPVELISEHGVWMRQKNSEWELSENVNNDWMSAVRPVIETFVDRTPGTFIEDKNYSLAWHYRKADPELGEIRANELSNVLKELISNRGLSVLEGNKVLEIKSSGVNKGKASNKKLVGKDYDFIFAIGDDWTDEYMFEELPEDSFTVKVGMKKTSARYYVEDTLKVRDILKKFAEIS
- a CDS encoding YtxH domain-containing protein, producing MKSGKMLLGLISGAAAGAALGLLFAPKKGADTRKAISDSSNEAIEGTKGKFNEFSDSLSHKVDALKNKTKASLSNSKADQKAHEAKAEIHNMKAS